A window of the Pseudomonas furukawaii genome harbors these coding sequences:
- a CDS encoding thiol-disulfide oxidoreductase DCC family protein yields the protein MLKVFYDGACPRCIADRRWYESLPRAAQGVEWVDITGRDDQLRALGIDPFRALTELHVQDETGRIHRELDAYILLLARVPRLAPLAWLIGLPLVRPLLSRLYRHWVMHRLRREGRLRGPS from the coding sequence ATGCTCAAGGTCTTCTACGACGGCGCCTGCCCCCGCTGCATCGCCGATCGACGCTGGTACGAATCCCTGCCCCGCGCCGCACAGGGTGTGGAGTGGGTGGACATCACCGGTCGAGATGACCAGCTCCGCGCCCTGGGCATCGACCCCTTCCGGGCCCTCACCGAGCTCCACGTCCAGGACGAGACCGGCCGCATCCACCGGGAACTGGACGCCTATATCCTGCTGCTGGCCCGCGTCCCCCGGCTGGCGCCGCTGGCCTGGCTGATCGGCCTGCCCCTGGTTCGTCCGCTCCTGTCACGTCTCTATCGCCACTGGGTCATGCATCGCCTGCGCCGCGAAGGCAGGCTGCGGGGGCCAAGCTAG
- a CDS encoding glutathione S-transferase family protein, with protein sequence MTTQDRQITLYHCPFTRSTGALTLLEELGADYRLHVMNMKAGEQRQPEFLAINPMGKVPTVTHGDAVVTEQVSVYLYLADLYPEAGLAPPMGDPLRGPYLRWMVFYGSCFEPAVVDRVQNREPIHEQRSPYGSFESVMNTLVSQLKAGPWLLGERFSAADVLWGSALNWTTQFGLIPEVPEVRDYINRFLQRPAYQKTLARDAELAAAQQDAKA encoded by the coding sequence ATGACCACACAAGACCGCCAGATCACCCTTTACCACTGCCCCTTCACCCGCTCCACCGGCGCCCTGACCCTCCTCGAGGAACTGGGTGCGGACTACCGACTGCATGTCATGAACATGAAGGCCGGCGAACAGCGCCAGCCGGAGTTCCTCGCCATCAACCCCATGGGCAAGGTGCCCACGGTGACCCACGGCGATGCGGTGGTCACCGAACAGGTATCGGTTTATCTCTACCTCGCCGACCTCTACCCCGAGGCCGGCCTGGCCCCGCCCATGGGCGACCCATTGCGCGGGCCCTACCTGCGCTGGATGGTGTTCTACGGTTCCTGCTTCGAACCTGCCGTGGTGGATCGGGTCCAGAATCGCGAACCCATCCACGAACAACGCTCGCCCTATGGCAGCTTCGAGAGTGTGATGAACACCCTGGTCAGCCAGTTGAAGGCCGGCCCCTGGCTGCTGGGGGAGCGATTCAGCGCCGCTGACGTGCTTTGGGGCAGCGCCCTGAACTGGACCACCCAGTTCGGGCTGATCCCCGAGGTGCCGGAGGTCCGCGACTACATCAACCGCTTCCTCCAGCGTCCCGCCTACCAGAAGACCCTGGCCAGGGACGCCGAGCTGGCCGCCGCCCAGCAGGACGCCAAGGCCTGA
- the rimO gene encoding 30S ribosomal protein S12 methylthiotransferase RimO yields MSTATPKVGFVSLGCPKATVDSERILTQLRMEGYEIVPTYQDADVVVVNTCGFIDSAKAESLDAIGEAIAENGKVIVTGCMGVSEGSIRDVHPSVLAVTGPQQYEQVVNAVHEVVPPKADHDPFIDLVPPQGIKLTPRHYAYLKISEGCNHSCSFCIIPSMRGKLVSRPVGDVLSEAERLVKAGVKELLVISQDTSAYGVDLKYKLDFWNGQPVKTRMLELCEALSAMGVWVRLHYVYPYPNVDDVIPLMAEGKLLPYLDIPFQHASPKVLKSMKRPAFEDKTLARIKKWREICPDLTIRSTFIVGFPGETEEDFQYLLDWLSEAQLDRVGCFQYSPVDGAPANDLGLEPVPDEVKQERWERFMAHQQAISSARLQQKIGREMDVLIDEVDDEGAVARSWADAPEIDGSVFIESTTVKPGDKVRVRIIDADEYDMWAELV; encoded by the coding sequence ATGTCCACCGCCACCCCCAAAGTCGGATTCGTCAGCCTGGGATGCCCGAAGGCCACAGTCGACTCCGAACGCATCCTCACCCAGCTGCGCATGGAAGGTTACGAGATCGTACCGACCTACCAGGACGCTGACGTGGTGGTGGTGAATACCTGCGGTTTCATCGACAGCGCCAAGGCCGAATCCCTGGACGCCATCGGCGAGGCCATCGCCGAGAACGGCAAGGTGATCGTCACCGGCTGCATGGGCGTGTCCGAGGGCAGCATCCGCGACGTTCACCCCAGCGTGCTCGCGGTCACCGGCCCGCAGCAGTACGAGCAGGTGGTCAACGCCGTGCATGAGGTGGTGCCGCCCAAGGCCGACCACGACCCCTTCATCGACCTGGTTCCGCCCCAGGGCATCAAGCTGACCCCGCGTCACTATGCCTACCTGAAGATTTCCGAAGGCTGCAACCACAGCTGCAGCTTCTGCATCATCCCCTCCATGCGCGGCAAGCTGGTCAGCCGCCCGGTCGGCGACGTGCTGTCCGAAGCCGAGCGCCTGGTCAAAGCCGGCGTGAAAGAACTGCTGGTGATCTCCCAGGACACCAGCGCCTACGGCGTCGACCTGAAGTACAAGCTGGACTTCTGGAACGGCCAGCCGGTGAAGACCCGCATGCTGGAGCTGTGCGAGGCCCTCTCCGCCATGGGCGTCTGGGTGCGCCTGCACTACGTCTACCCCTATCCCAATGTGGATGACGTCATCCCGCTGATGGCCGAAGGCAAGCTGCTGCCCTACCTGGACATCCCCTTCCAGCACGCCAGCCCGAAAGTGCTCAAGTCCATGAAGCGTCCGGCCTTCGAGGACAAGACCCTGGCCCGCATCAAGAAATGGCGCGAGATCTGCCCGGACCTGACCATCCGCTCCACCTTCATCGTCGGCTTCCCCGGCGAGACCGAGGAAGATTTCCAGTACCTGCTGGACTGGCTGAGCGAAGCCCAGCTGGACCGCGTCGGCTGCTTCCAGTACTCCCCGGTTGACGGCGCCCCGGCCAACGACCTGGGCCTGGAGCCGGTGCCGGACGAGGTCAAGCAGGAGCGCTGGGAGCGCTTCATGGCCCACCAGCAGGCCATCTCCTCCGCCCGCCTGCAGCAAAAGATCGGCCGCGAGATGGATGTGCTGATCGATGAAGTGGACGACGAAGGCGCCGTGGCACGCTCCTGGGCGGACGCACCGGAGATCGACGGCAGCGTGTTCATCGAATCCACCACCGTGAAACCGGGTGACAAGGTGCGCGTTCGCATCATCGATGCCGACGAATACGACATGTGGGCCGAACTGGTCTGA
- a CDS encoding SDR family oxidoreductase, producing the protein MHPYFSLQGRIALVTGGTRGIGRMIAQGLLEAGAQVFICARDAEACHQTAQELSAFGDCQYLAADLSGEEGARALAEALGQRIDRLDILVNNAGTTWGAPLENYPVKGWEKVMQLNVTSVFSCIQQLLPLLRKAGSEANPARVINIGSVAGLSSQGEDAYAYGPSKAALHQLSRMLARELVAEHINVNVIAPGRFPSKMTRFIAQDPEALARDRALIPMKRWGRGEEMAALAISLASTAGAYMTGAIIPIDGGFHL; encoded by the coding sequence ATGCATCCCTACTTCAGTCTTCAGGGCCGTATCGCCCTGGTCACCGGCGGCACCCGCGGCATCGGACGAATGATCGCCCAGGGCCTGCTGGAAGCCGGTGCGCAAGTCTTCATCTGCGCCCGCGATGCCGAGGCCTGCCATCAAACCGCCCAGGAGCTCTCGGCCTTCGGTGACTGCCAGTACCTGGCCGCCGACCTGTCCGGTGAAGAAGGCGCACGCGCCCTGGCCGAGGCGCTCGGGCAACGCATCGACCGGCTGGACATTCTGGTGAACAACGCCGGGACCACCTGGGGCGCCCCGCTGGAAAACTACCCGGTGAAGGGTTGGGAAAAGGTCATGCAGCTCAATGTCACCTCGGTGTTCAGTTGCATCCAGCAACTGCTGCCGCTGCTGCGAAAGGCCGGCAGCGAAGCGAACCCCGCCCGCGTGATCAACATCGGTTCGGTGGCCGGCCTCAGTTCCCAGGGCGAGGACGCCTACGCCTATGGCCCCAGCAAGGCGGCCTTGCATCAGCTGTCGAGGATGCTGGCCCGGGAACTGGTGGCCGAGCACATCAACGTCAATGTCATCGCTCCAGGGCGCTTTCCCAGCAAGATGACCCGCTTCATCGCCCAGGATCCCGAGGCCCTGGCGCGGGACAGGGCGCTGATCCCCATGAAGCGCTGGGGTCGTGGCGAAGAAATGGCGGCCCTGGCCATCAGCCTGGCCAGTACCGCAGGGGCATACATGACCGGCGCCATCATCCCCATCGACGGCGGCTTCCACCTG
- a CDS encoding cytochrome b, with protein sequence MSLNTSPSRYGKLSISLHWLMLVLIAAVYACIELKGNFPKGSETRELLKQWHFMLGLAVFVLVWLRIAGRFFSPTPAIRPNPPGWQHALSRLMHLALYALMIGAPLAGWLILSAAGKPIPFFGLELPALIGPNKELAGQIKELHELAGTAGYWLIGLHAVAALFHHYVSRDNTLERMLPGRN encoded by the coding sequence ATGAGTCTCAACACTTCGCCATCCCGCTATGGAAAGCTTTCGATATCGCTGCACTGGCTGATGCTGGTGCTGATCGCGGCGGTCTACGCCTGCATCGAACTCAAGGGCAACTTCCCCAAGGGCAGCGAGACCCGCGAACTCCTCAAGCAATGGCACTTCATGCTGGGGCTCGCGGTCTTCGTCCTGGTCTGGCTGCGCATCGCCGGGCGCTTCTTCTCCCCCACGCCGGCAATCCGCCCCAACCCGCCGGGTTGGCAGCACGCACTGTCCAGGCTGATGCACCTGGCCTTGTACGCCCTGATGATCGGCGCTCCCCTGGCCGGCTGGCTGATCCTCAGCGCCGCCGGCAAGCCGATTCCCTTCTTCGGCCTGGAACTGCCCGCGCTGATCGGCCCGAACAAGGAACTGGCGGGGCAGATCAAGGAACTCCATGAACTGGCAGGCACCGCCGGCTATTGGCTCATCGGCCTCCACGCCGTGGCCGCGCTGTTCCACCACTACGTGTCCCGGGACAACACCCTGGAGCGGATGCTACCCGGACGCAACTGA